A single Pan troglodytes isolate AG18354 chromosome 19, NHGRI_mPanTro3-v2.0_pri, whole genome shotgun sequence DNA region contains:
- the KIF18B gene encoding kinesin-like protein KIF18B isoform X4 has protein sequence MAVEDSTLQVVVRVRPPTPRELDSQRRPVVQVVDERVLVFNPEEPDGGFPGLKWGGTHDGPKKKGKDLTFVFDRVFGEAATQQDVFQHTTHSVLDSFLQGYNCSVFAYGATGAGKTHTMLGREGDPGIMYLTTVELYRRLEARQQEKHFEVLISYQEVYNEQIHDLLEPKGPLAIREDPDKGVVVQGLSFHQIFVKQQDRVPGLTQAVQVAKMSLIDLAGSERASSTHAKGERLREGANINRSLLALINVLNALADAKGRKTHVPYRDSKLTRLLKDSLGGNCRTVMIAAISPSSLTYEDTYNTLKYADRAKEIRLSLKSNVTSLDCHISQYATICQQLQAEVAALRKKLQVYERGGQPPPQDLPGSPKSGPPPQHLPSSPLPPHPPSQPCTPELPAGPRALQEESLGTEAQVERAMEGNSSDQEQSPEDEDEGPAEEVPTQMPEQNPTHALPESPGLTLQPKPVVGHFSARELDGDRSKQLALKVLCLAQRQYSLLQAANLLTPDMITEFETLQQLVQEEKIEPGAEALRTSGLARGAPLAQELCSESKPPGYTGPVTRTMARRLSGPLHTLGIPPGPTCTPAQGSRWPMEKKRRRPSALEPDSPTAPKRGTKRQRQSFLPCLRRGSLPDTQPSQGPSTPKGERASSPCHSPRVCPATVIKSRVPLGPSAMQNCSTPLALPTRDLNATFDLSEEPPSKPSFHECIGWDKIPQELSRLDQPFIPRAPVPLFTMKGPKPTSSLPGTSACKKKRVASSSVSHGRSRIARLPSSTLKRPAGPLVLPELPLSPLCPSNWRNGKDLIRVGRARSAGNGVTKVS, from the exons ATGGCAGTGGAGGACAGCACGCTGCAAGTGGTGGTACGGGTGCGGCCCCCCACCCCTCGGGAGCTGGACAGTCAGCGGCGGCCAGTGGTTCAGGTGGTGGACGAGCGGGTGCTGGTGTTTAACCCTGAGGAGCCCGATGGAGGGTTCCCTGGCCTGAAATGGGGTGGCACCCATGATGGCCCCAAGAAGAAGGGCAAAGACCTGACGTTTGTCTTTGACCGGGTCTTTGGCGAGGCGGCCACCCAACAGGACGTGTTCCAGCACACCACGCACAGCGTCCTGGACAGCTTCCTCCAGGGCTACAACTGCTCAG TGTTTGCCTACGGGGCCACCGGGGCTGGGAAGACACACACCAtgctgggaagggagggggaCCCCGGCATCATGTACCTGACCACCGTGGAACTGTACAGGCGCCTGGAGGCCCGCCAGCAGGAGAAGCACTTCGAGGTGCTCATCAGCTACCAGGAG gTGTATAATGAACAGATCCATGACCTCCTGGAGCCCAAGGGGCCCCTTGCCATCCGCGAGGACCCCGACAAGGGGGTGGTGGTGCAAGGACTTTCTTTCCACCAG ATCTTTGTGAAGCAGCAGGACCGGGTTCCAGGACTGACCCAGGCTGTCCAGGTGGCCAAGATGAGCCTGATTGACCTGGCTGGCTCAGAGCGGGCATCCAGCACCCATGCGAAGGGGGAGCGGCTGCGGGAGGGGGCCAACATCAACCGCTCTCTGCTGGCGCTCATCAACGTCCTCAATGCCTTGGCCGATGCAAAG GGCCGCAAGACCCATGTGCCCTACCGGGACAGCAAACTGACCCGCCTGCTCAAAGACTCCCTCGGGGGCAACTGCCGCACAGTGATGATCGCTGCCATCAGCCCCTCCAGCCTGACCTACGAGGACACGTACAACACCCTCAAATATGCCGACCGGGCCAAGGAGATCAGGCTCTCG CTGAAGAGCAATGTGACCAGCCTGGACTGTCACATCAGCCAGTATGCTACCATCTGCCAACAGCTCCAGGCTGAG GTAGCTGCTCTGAGGAAGAAGCTCCAAGTGTATGAGCGGGGAGGCCAGCCCCCACCACAGGACCTCCCAGGATCTCCCAAGTCGGGACCACCACCACAACA CCTTCCCAGCTCCCCCTTGccaccccaccctcccagccAGCCCTGCACCCCAGAGCTCCCTGCAGGGCCTAGAGCCCTTCAAGAGGAGAGTCTGGGGACGGAGGCCCAGGTGGAGAGGGCCATGGAAGGGAACTCTTCAGACCAGGAGCAGTCCCCAGAGGATGAGGATGAAGGCCCAGCTGAGGAG gTTCCAACCCAGATGCCAGAGCAGAACCCCACACATGCACTGCCAGAGTCCCCTGGCCTGACCCTGCAGCCCAAGCCAGTCGTGGGCCACTTCTCAGCACGGGAACTGGATGGGGACCGTTCTAAGCA GTTGGCCCTAAAGGTGCTGTGCCTTGCCCAGCGGCAGTACTCCCTGCTCCAAGCAGCCAACCTCCTGACGCCCGACATGATCACAGAGTTTGAGACCCTACAGCAGCTGGTGCAAGAGGAAAAAATTGAGCCTGGGGCAGAGGCCTTGAGGACTTCAGGCCTGGCCAGGGGGGCACCTCTGGCTCAGGAGCTGTGTTCAGAGTCAA AGCCTCCAGGATACACTGGCCCTGTGACCCGGACTATGGCGAGGCGACTGAGTGGCCCCCTGCACACCCTGGGAATCCCGCCTGGACCCACCTGCACCCCAGCCCAGGGGTCCCGATGGCCCatggagaagaagaggaggagaccaAGCGCCTTGGAGCCAGACAGTCCCACGGCCCCAAAGCGGGGCACCAAGCGCCAGCGCCAGTCCTTCCTGCCCTGCCTAAGGAGAGGGTCTCTGCCTGACACCCAACCTTCACAGGGGCCCAGCACCCCCAAAGGAGAAagggcctcctccccctgccATTCCCCTCGCGTTTGCCCAGCCACAGTCATCAAAAGCCGGGTGCCCCTGGGCCCTTCCGCCATGCAGAACTGCTCCACCCCGCTGGCTCTGCCCACTCGAGACCTCAATGCCACCTTTGATCTCTCTGAGGAGCCTCCCTCAAAGCCCAGTTTCCATGAATGCATTGGCTGGGACAAAATACCCCAGGAGCTGAGCAGGCTGGACCAGCCCTTCATCCCCAG GGCACCCGTGCCCCTGTTCACCATGAAGGGCCCCAAGCCAACATCTTCCCTCCCTGGGACCTCTGCCTGCAAGAAGAAGCGCGTTGCGAG tTCCTCAGTCTCCCATGGCCGCAGCCGCATCGCCCGTCTCCCCAGCAGCACTTTGAAGAGGCCAGCTGGGCCCCTTGTACTCCCAG AGCTGCCCTTGAGTCCCCTGTGCCCTAGCAACTGGAGGAATGGAAAGGACCTCATCAGGGTGGGGAGAGCGCGCTCAGCAGGGAACGGCGTCACCAAGGTGTCCTGA
- the KIF18B gene encoding kinesin-like protein KIF18B isoform X5, with amino-acid sequence MAVEDSTLQVVVRVRPPTPRELDSQRRPVVQVVDERVLVFNPEEPDGGFPGLKWGGTHDGPKKKGKDLTFVFDRVFGEAATQQDVFQHTTHSVLDSFLQGYNCSVFAYGATGAGKTHTMLGREGDPGIMYLTTVELYRRLEARQQEKHFEVLISYQEIFVKQQDRVPGLTQAVQVAKMSLIDLAGSERASSTHAKGERLREGANINRSLLALINVLNALADAKGRKTHVPYRDSKLTRLLKDSLGGNCRTVMIAAISPSSLTYEDTYNTLKYADRAKEIRLSLKSNVTSLDCHISQYATICQQLQAEVAALRKKLQVYERGGQPPPQDLPGSPKSGPPPQHLPSSPLPPHPPSQPCTPELPAGPRALQEESLGTEAQVERAMEGNSSDQEQSPEDEDEGPAEEVPTQMPEQNPTHALPESPGLTLQPKPVVGHFSARELDGDRSKQLALKVLCLAQRQYSLLQAANLLTPDMITEFETLQQLVQEEKIEPGAEALRTSGLARGAPLAQELCSESIPVPSPLCPEPPGYTGPVTRTMARRLSGPLHTLGIPPGPTCTPAQGSRWPMEKKRRRPSALEPDSPTAPKRGTKRQRQSFLPCLRRGSLPDTQPSQGPSTPKGERASSPCHSPRVCPATVIKSRVPLGPSAMQNCSTPLALPTRDLNATFDLSEEPPSKPSFHECIGWDKIPQELSRLDQPFIPRAPVPLFTMKGPKPTSSLPGTSACKKKRVASSSVSHGRSRIARLPSSTLKRPAGPLVLPELPLSPLCPSNWRNGKDLIRVGRARSAGNGVTKVS; translated from the exons ATGGCAGTGGAGGACAGCACGCTGCAAGTGGTGGTACGGGTGCGGCCCCCCACCCCTCGGGAGCTGGACAGTCAGCGGCGGCCAGTGGTTCAGGTGGTGGACGAGCGGGTGCTGGTGTTTAACCCTGAGGAGCCCGATGGAGGGTTCCCTGGCCTGAAATGGGGTGGCACCCATGATGGCCCCAAGAAGAAGGGCAAAGACCTGACGTTTGTCTTTGACCGGGTCTTTGGCGAGGCGGCCACCCAACAGGACGTGTTCCAGCACACCACGCACAGCGTCCTGGACAGCTTCCTCCAGGGCTACAACTGCTCAG TGTTTGCCTACGGGGCCACCGGGGCTGGGAAGACACACACCAtgctgggaagggagggggaCCCCGGCATCATGTACCTGACCACCGTGGAACTGTACAGGCGCCTGGAGGCCCGCCAGCAGGAGAAGCACTTCGAGGTGCTCATCAGCTACCAGGAG ATCTTTGTGAAGCAGCAGGACCGGGTTCCAGGACTGACCCAGGCTGTCCAGGTGGCCAAGATGAGCCTGATTGACCTGGCTGGCTCAGAGCGGGCATCCAGCACCCATGCGAAGGGGGAGCGGCTGCGGGAGGGGGCCAACATCAACCGCTCTCTGCTGGCGCTCATCAACGTCCTCAATGCCTTGGCCGATGCAAAG GGCCGCAAGACCCATGTGCCCTACCGGGACAGCAAACTGACCCGCCTGCTCAAAGACTCCCTCGGGGGCAACTGCCGCACAGTGATGATCGCTGCCATCAGCCCCTCCAGCCTGACCTACGAGGACACGTACAACACCCTCAAATATGCCGACCGGGCCAAGGAGATCAGGCTCTCG CTGAAGAGCAATGTGACCAGCCTGGACTGTCACATCAGCCAGTATGCTACCATCTGCCAACAGCTCCAGGCTGAG GTAGCTGCTCTGAGGAAGAAGCTCCAAGTGTATGAGCGGGGAGGCCAGCCCCCACCACAGGACCTCCCAGGATCTCCCAAGTCGGGACCACCACCACAACA CCTTCCCAGCTCCCCCTTGccaccccaccctcccagccAGCCCTGCACCCCAGAGCTCCCTGCAGGGCCTAGAGCCCTTCAAGAGGAGAGTCTGGGGACGGAGGCCCAGGTGGAGAGGGCCATGGAAGGGAACTCTTCAGACCAGGAGCAGTCCCCAGAGGATGAGGATGAAGGCCCAGCTGAGGAG gTTCCAACCCAGATGCCAGAGCAGAACCCCACACATGCACTGCCAGAGTCCCCTGGCCTGACCCTGCAGCCCAAGCCAGTCGTGGGCCACTTCTCAGCACGGGAACTGGATGGGGACCGTTCTAAGCA GTTGGCCCTAAAGGTGCTGTGCCTTGCCCAGCGGCAGTACTCCCTGCTCCAAGCAGCCAACCTCCTGACGCCCGACATGATCACAGAGTTTGAGACCCTACAGCAGCTGGTGCAAGAGGAAAAAATTGAGCCTGGGGCAGAGGCCTTGAGGACTTCAGGCCTGGCCAGGGGGGCACCTCTGGCTCAGGAGCTGTGTTCAGAGTCAA TCCCTGTGCCATCTCCTCTCTGCCCAGAGCCTCCAGGATACACTGGCCCTGTGACCCGGACTATGGCGAGGCGACTGAGTGGCCCCCTGCACACCCTGGGAATCCCGCCTGGACCCACCTGCACCCCAGCCCAGGGGTCCCGATGGCCCatggagaagaagaggaggagaccaAGCGCCTTGGAGCCAGACAGTCCCACGGCCCCAAAGCGGGGCACCAAGCGCCAGCGCCAGTCCTTCCTGCCCTGCCTAAGGAGAGGGTCTCTGCCTGACACCCAACCTTCACAGGGGCCCAGCACCCCCAAAGGAGAAagggcctcctccccctgccATTCCCCTCGCGTTTGCCCAGCCACAGTCATCAAAAGCCGGGTGCCCCTGGGCCCTTCCGCCATGCAGAACTGCTCCACCCCGCTGGCTCTGCCCACTCGAGACCTCAATGCCACCTTTGATCTCTCTGAGGAGCCTCCCTCAAAGCCCAGTTTCCATGAATGCATTGGCTGGGACAAAATACCCCAGGAGCTGAGCAGGCTGGACCAGCCCTTCATCCCCAG GGCACCCGTGCCCCTGTTCACCATGAAGGGCCCCAAGCCAACATCTTCCCTCCCTGGGACCTCTGCCTGCAAGAAGAAGCGCGTTGCGAG tTCCTCAGTCTCCCATGGCCGCAGCCGCATCGCCCGTCTCCCCAGCAGCACTTTGAAGAGGCCAGCTGGGCCCCTTGTACTCCCAG AGCTGCCCTTGAGTCCCCTGTGCCCTAGCAACTGGAGGAATGGAAAGGACCTCATCAGGGTGGGGAGAGCGCGCTCAGCAGGGAACGGCGTCACCAAGGTGTCCTGA